One part of the Microlunatus elymi genome encodes these proteins:
- the pafA gene encoding Pup--protein ligase: MDRRIFGLETEYGVACTSGGSRRLTPDEVARYLFRRVVTWGRSSNVFLRNGSRIYLDVGSHPEYATAECDDLDTLIAHDTAGMRILEDLIIDAEQRLAAEGITGDIYLFKNNTDSHGNSYGCHENYLISRIGDFSKITDVLVPFLVSRQLICGAGKVLQTVRGAEYSVSQRAEHIWESVSSATTRSRPIINTRDEPHADPERYRRLHVIVGDSNMSETTTLLKVGATELVLRLVEAGVPIRDLTCENPIRAIRDISRDRTGRVLVSLANGRKITALDLQTAYLEKVSEFVTARGLETAATMRVLDLWERAVRAVAEDKLSLIDTEIDWAIKLKLLDAYAAKHRLSLADPRIAQLDLAYHDIRRGRGLFTLLERRGSAARVTTDPAVFRAKSVPPQTTRAKLRGDFIRHAQEGRNDYTVDWVHLKLNDQAQRTVLCKDPFAATDERVDRLIASMRS; the protein is encoded by the coding sequence ATGGATCGGCGGATCTTCGGACTGGAGACGGAGTACGGCGTTGCCTGCACCTCCGGCGGTAGCCGACGGCTCACGCCGGACGAGGTCGCGCGCTATCTGTTCCGCCGGGTGGTCACCTGGGGCCGATCCAGCAATGTCTTTCTGCGTAACGGATCCCGGATCTACCTCGACGTCGGATCGCATCCCGAGTACGCCACCGCAGAGTGTGATGATCTTGACACCTTGATCGCCCACGACACGGCCGGGATGAGGATCCTGGAGGACTTGATCATCGACGCCGAGCAACGGTTGGCGGCCGAGGGGATCACCGGCGACATCTATCTGTTCAAGAACAACACCGACAGCCACGGCAACTCCTACGGCTGCCACGAGAACTACTTGATCAGCAGGATCGGCGACTTCTCCAAGATCACCGACGTGCTGGTGCCGTTCCTGGTGTCGCGGCAGTTGATCTGCGGCGCCGGCAAGGTGCTGCAGACCGTACGGGGCGCGGAGTATTCGGTGTCCCAGCGGGCCGAACACATCTGGGAGTCGGTGTCCAGTGCCACCACCCGGTCACGGCCGATCATCAACACCCGGGACGAGCCGCATGCCGACCCGGAGCGCTATCGCCGGCTGCACGTGATCGTCGGCGACTCCAACATGAGCGAGACCACCACGCTGCTCAAGGTCGGCGCCACCGAGTTGGTGCTGCGGCTGGTCGAGGCCGGGGTGCCGATCCGCGACCTGACCTGCGAGAACCCGATCCGGGCCATCCGCGACATCAGCCGGGACCGGACCGGACGGGTACTGGTCTCGCTGGCCAACGGACGCAAGATCACCGCGCTGGATCTGCAGACCGCCTATCTGGAGAAGGTGTCCGAGTTCGTCACCGCCCGCGGTCTGGAGACGGCGGCCACGATGCGGGTGCTGGATCTGTGGGAACGTGCCGTCCGTGCGGTCGCGGAGGACAAGCTCAGCCTGATCGACACCGAGATCGACTGGGCGATCAAGCTCAAACTGCTGGACGCGTACGCGGCCAAGCACCGGCTGAGTCTGGCCGATCCCAGGATCGCCCAACTCGATCTGGCCTACCACGACATCCGCCGCGGTCGCGGACTGTTCACCCTCCTGGAGCGGCGCGGTTCGGCGGCCCGAGTGACCACCGACCCGGCCGTCTTCCGGGCCAAGTCGGTGCCGCCGCAGACCACCCGCGCCAAGCTGCGCGGCGACTTCATCCGGCATGCCCAGGAAGGCCGTAACGACTACACCGTCGACTG
- a CDS encoding pseudouridine synthase, translating to MTNGEHVDGVRLQKVLAAAGIASRRASEQMIAEGRVEVNGKTVDTQGMRVDPQTDVIRVDGARIPPPRRHVYLAFNKPRGVVSTLDDPEGRPTLAQYVEGRKERLFHVGRLDADTEGLLILTNDGEFAHRLAHPSYEISKTYVAEVAGAMDRATLHKLRRPVILDDGPVRADEIRLVSTTAERSMVTVTLHEGRNRIVRRMLDSVGHPVRRLSRVAIGPVKLGNLKPGELRDLDRDELGKLLDLINR from the coding sequence ATGACCAACGGCGAGCACGTCGACGGGGTCCGGCTGCAGAAGGTGCTGGCCGCCGCCGGCATCGCGTCCCGGCGAGCCAGCGAACAGATGATCGCCGAGGGACGGGTTGAGGTCAACGGCAAGACCGTCGACACCCAGGGCATGCGGGTCGATCCGCAGACCGACGTGATCCGCGTCGACGGCGCCCGGATCCCGCCACCGCGGCGGCATGTCTATCTGGCGTTCAACAAACCGCGCGGCGTGGTCTCCACGCTGGACGATCCGGAGGGCCGGCCAACCCTGGCGCAGTACGTCGAGGGCCGCAAGGAGCGGCTGTTCCACGTCGGCCGGCTGGACGCCGACACCGAGGGCCTGCTGATCCTCACCAACGACGGCGAGTTCGCACATCGGCTGGCCCATCCCTCGTACGAGATCTCCAAGACCTACGTGGCCGAGGTCGCCGGTGCGATGGACCGGGCGACGCTGCACAAGCTGCGCCGGCCGGTGATCTTGGATGACGGTCCGGTACGCGCCGACGAGATTCGCCTCGTTTCGACCACCGCGGAACGTAGCATGGTGACCGTCACTCTGCACGAAGGGAGAAACCGGATCGTGCGACGGATGTTGGATTCGGTCGGTCACCCGGTTCGCCGGCTGTCCCGAGTTGCCATCGGACCGGTGAAACTCGGCAACCTGAAGCCCGGCGAGCTACGTGATCTTGATCGCGACGAACTCGGCAAACTACTCGACTTGATCAACAGGTAA